A genomic region of bacterium contains the following coding sequences:
- a CDS encoding ATP-dependent Clp protease proteolytic subunit yields the protein MYKDFKDSPFNKLISEVNQAPEIRQGVIREIEKHLKGQVVTFFTSFSKPDVMITDGDAEMLESVLSAETKDKKLYLILNSPGGDILAAERIVNLCRSYFPDGFEVIVPHMAKSAGTIICFGADAIHMSQTSELGPTDPQFLYVDDKGKQQASSAQDYIVSYETLFNEARSGQYPAIQPYMQQLDKYDARLVQEMKVAQLLSRDVAVRLLQKSMMKGKKDDEIIKAIEIFLTQEKSLSHGRMITREDVRATGLNVLDINIRTKEWDCLWELYVRSNWVTGNQCGKLIESSKTSVRG from the coding sequence ATGTATAAAGATTTTAAAGACAGCCCTTTTAATAAATTAATAAGCGAAGTCAATCAAGCTCCTGAAATTCGTCAGGGAGTGATAAGGGAAATAGAAAAACATTTGAAGGGTCAGGTCGTAACCTTTTTCACTTCTTTCAGCAAACCGGATGTCATGATTACCGATGGTGACGCCGAAATGCTGGAAAGTGTTCTTTCTGCCGAAACAAAAGATAAAAAGCTTTATTTAATTTTGAACTCCCCCGGTGGCGATATTTTAGCTGCAGAAAGAATTGTCAACCTTTGCCGGTCTTACTTCCCGGATGGATTTGAAGTAATTGTTCCGCATATGGCAAAGTCGGCTGGAACCATCATTTGTTTCGGGGCAGATGCAATTCATATGAGCCAGACTTCCGAGCTTGGACCGACCGACCCACAATTTTTATATGTTGATGACAAAGGGAAACAACAAGCGAGTTCTGCGCAAGACTACATAGTTTCCTATGAGACTCTCTTTAATGAAGCGCGTTCTGGTCAATACCCGGCCATTCAACCATACATGCAACAACTTGATAAATATGATGCGCGGTTAGTTCAAGAGATGAAAGTGGCTCAACTACTATCGAGGGACGTTGCTGTAAGACTTTTGCAAAAGTCTATGATGAAGGGTAAGAAGGATGATGAAATCATCAAGGCGATAGAAATATTTTTGACACAAGAAAAGTCTTTATCGCACGGACGAATGATTACTAGAGAAGATGTGAGGGCCACAGGTTTAAATGTTTTGGACATAAATATCAGGACAAAAGAGTGGGATTGTTTATGGGAATTGTATGTAAGATCGAATTGGGTGACTGGAAATCAATGCGGGAAGTTAATAGAGTCTAGTAAGACTAGTGTGAGGGGCTAA
- a CDS encoding glycosyl transferase, with product MSNPYGHFDDPAREYVITRPDTPLPWLNYIGQDEFFGLCTNTAGGYSFWKDAKLRRLTRYRYNNVPMDLGGRYLYVNDNGTVWNPGWKPTKTALDRYECRHGLGYTKILGAKDGVEVEMLFFVPPGENLEIWKTTVKNTGNKSKDLKLFSFIEFCLFEAQNDMTNYQRTYSIGEVEVEGSAIYHKTEYRERRSHYALFACTRDIAGFDTSRDAFVGVHNGLHEAAVPFAGQSKKTVAHGWNPIGSHQVHLKLAPGASETYSYILAYVDQGDLPKFDKPFVMNKTKGREILAKYQKPGAVDAAFESVKKMWDGLLSKFQVDCPDPHARRMLNTWNQYQCMATFNLSRSASLFETGIGRGMGFRDSNQDLLGFVHLIPERAKQRILDIAATQLSDGTCYHQYQPLTKKGNAEIGGDFYDDHLWLILSTCAYIKETGDTSILEAPVGYADKPGSKENLLHHLETSIAYTLKNRGDRGLPLIGHADWNDCLNLNCFSTEPNESFQTAGDVKGSKAESVMIAGLFLYASREMNSLYKFMKKEADADRMQKAYDDMLKVVEEKAWDGEWYTRAYDAKGNPVGSKANEEGKIFIESQGWCVLGGAGKDNGRARQALESVHKLLYTSNGIILQQPAYSTYHLELGEVTSYPPGYKENAGIFCHNNTWINLGWCMLGEGDRALEYYLSICPSAKESQIETYRSEPYVYAQMIAGRDAATPGEAKNSWLTGTAAWTFLTVSQGLLGVKPEFNGLQIDPCIPKGWKDFKVTRHYRGVEYQVHVTNPKGISKGVKSLKVDGQKVEGNIIPPATGKKTVKVEVTLGE from the coding sequence TTGTCCAACCCTTACGGCCACTTCGACGATCCGGCCCGCGAATACGTCATCACCCGGCCCGACACGCCGCTGCCCTGGCTCAATTACATCGGCCAGGACGAGTTCTTCGGCCTCTGCACCAACACCGCCGGGGGCTACAGCTTCTGGAAGGACGCCAAGCTCCGCCGCCTGACCCGCTACCGCTACAACAATGTGCCCATGGACCTGGGCGGCCGCTACCTTTACGTGAACGACAACGGCACGGTCTGGAACCCGGGCTGGAAGCCGACCAAGACGGCGCTGGACCGCTACGAATGCCGCCATGGGCTGGGCTATACCAAGATCCTCGGGGCCAAGGACGGGGTCGAGGTCGAGATGCTGTTCTTCGTGCCGCCGGGCGAGAACCTGGAAATTTGGAAGACCACCGTCAAGAACACCGGCAACAAGTCGAAGGACCTGAAGCTCTTCTCCTTCATTGAGTTCTGCCTCTTCGAGGCCCAGAACGACATGACCAACTACCAGCGTACCTATTCCATCGGCGAGGTCGAGGTGGAAGGGTCGGCTATCTACCACAAGACCGAATACCGGGAACGCCGCAGCCATTACGCCCTCTTCGCCTGCACCCGGGACATCGCCGGGTTCGACACCTCCCGCGACGCTTTCGTGGGCGTCCACAACGGCCTGCATGAGGCCGCCGTGCCTTTCGCCGGACAGTCCAAGAAGACCGTGGCCCATGGCTGGAACCCCATCGGGTCCCACCAGGTGCACCTGAAATTGGCGCCGGGCGCGAGCGAGACCTATTCCTACATCCTGGCCTACGTGGACCAGGGCGACCTGCCGAAGTTCGACAAGCCCTTTGTGATGAACAAGACCAAGGGCCGGGAGATCCTGGCGAAGTACCAGAAGCCCGGGGCCGTGGACGCGGCCTTCGAGAGCGTGAAAAAGATGTGGGACGGCCTGCTTTCCAAGTTCCAAGTGGACTGCCCGGACCCGCACGCCCGCCGCATGCTCAACACCTGGAACCAATACCAGTGCATGGCCACCTTCAACCTGTCCCGTTCCGCCAGTCTTTTCGAGACGGGCATTGGCCGCGGCATGGGTTTCCGCGATTCCAACCAGGACCTGTTGGGCTTTGTGCACCTCATTCCCGAACGGGCCAAGCAACGCATCCTGGATATCGCCGCCACCCAGCTTTCCGACGGCACCTGTTATCACCAGTACCAGCCGCTCACCAAGAAGGGCAACGCCGAGATCGGCGGGGACTTCTACGACGACCACTTGTGGCTCATCCTCTCCACCTGCGCCTACATCAAGGAGACGGGGGATACCTCCATCCTGGAAGCTCCCGTGGGCTACGCCGACAAGCCGGGGTCGAAAGAGAACCTGCTCCACCACCTGGAGACCAGCATCGCCTATACCCTGAAGAACCGCGGCGACCGGGGCTTGCCCTTGATCGGCCACGCGGACTGGAACGACTGCCTGAACTTGAACTGCTTCTCCACCGAGCCCAACGAGTCTTTCCAGACGGCGGGCGACGTGAAGGGGTCCAAAGCCGAATCCGTCATGATCGCGGGACTTTTCCTCTACGCTTCCCGGGAAATGAACTCGCTCTATAAGTTCATGAAGAAAGAGGCGGATGCCGACCGGATGCAGAAGGCTTACGACGATATGTTGAAAGTGGTCGAGGAAAAGGCCTGGGACGGCGAATGGTACACCCGCGCTTATGACGCCAAGGGGAATCCGGTGGGGTCCAAGGCCAACGAAGAAGGGAAGATCTTCATCGAAAGCCAGGGCTGGTGCGTTCTGGGCGGGGCGGGGAAGGACAATGGCCGGGCCCGCCAGGCCTTGGAAAGCGTCCACAAGCTCCTCTACACGTCCAACGGCATCATCCTGCAACAGCCGGCCTACAGCACCTACCACCTGGAATTGGGCGAAGTGACCAGCTATCCCCCGGGCTACAAGGAGAACGCCGGCATCTTCTGCCACAACAACACCTGGATCAACCTGGGTTGGTGCATGTTGGGCGAGGGCGACCGGGCGCTGGAGTATTACCTTTCCATCTGTCCTTCGGCGAAGGAAAGCCAGATCGAGACCTACCGCAGTGAGCCTTACGTCTACGCCCAGATGATCGCGGGCCGCGACGCGGCTACCCCGGGCGAAGCCAAGAACTCCTGGCTGACCGGGACCGCCGCCTGGACCTTTCTCACCGTTTCACAAGGACTCTTAGGCGTGAAGCCGGAATTCAACGGCCTACAGATCGACCCCTGTATCCCGAAGGGCTGGAAAGACTTCAAGGTCACCCGTCATTACCGTGGGGTGGAATACCAGGTCCACGTGACCAACCCGAAGGGCATCAGCAAGGGCGTGAAGAGCCTGAAAGTGGATGGCCAGAAGGTGGAGGGGAACATTATTCCACCGGCCACGGGGAAGAAAACGGTGAAGGTGGAAGTAACGCTGGGAGAATAA
- a CDS encoding YbhB/YbcL family Raf kinase inhibitor-like protein, which yields MSHQKWAVFLAVGLVFSAVMAKESKPKKKSNLHLQSSTFKDGGFLPAKCSRAGGNQSPELTWTGVPPKTQCFAIIVDDPDASIPAFVHWVIYNIPAKPTDPTSNTYELLEDFPRDEKTNAGILQGANGFQDIGYDGPAPPSGTHRYYFKLYALDAPVRLPAGETAAQLMKAIHGHVLGWTQIMGQYGHS from the coding sequence ATGTCCCATCAGAAATGGGCGGTGTTCCTGGCGGTCGGTCTGGTTTTCTCGGCGGTCATGGCGAAGGAATCCAAGCCCAAGAAAAAGAGCAATCTTCACCTTCAAAGCTCCACCTTCAAGGACGGCGGGTTCCTGCCCGCGAAGTGCTCCCGGGCCGGGGGGAACCAGTCGCCCGAGTTGACCTGGACCGGGGTGCCGCCCAAGACCCAATGCTTCGCTATCATCGTGGACGACCCGGATGCCTCCATCCCCGCCTTCGTGCATTGGGTCATCTATAACATCCCGGCCAAGCCCACCGACCCCACCAGCAATACCTATGAATTACTGGAGGATTTCCCCCGCGATGAGAAGACCAACGCCGGCATCCTGCAGGGCGCCAATGGCTTCCAGGACATCGGCTACGACGGTCCGGCGCCGCCCAGCGGCACCCACCGTTACTATTTCAAGCTCTATGCCCTCGATGCCCCGGTCCGCCTGCCCGCGGGCGAGACCGCGGCCCAGTTGATGAAGGCCATCCACGGCCATGTCCTGGGCTGGACCCAGATCATGGGGCAATACGGGCATTCATGA
- a CDS encoding YbhB/YbcL family Raf kinase inhibitor-like protein → MAFQITSRAFKNGEAIPAHYTADGEDVSPPLEWKESPAGTKAFALVCDDPDAASGNFTHWIIFNIPTTVVHLPEAYPALRTQPNGIQQGLNDFGGLGYQGPKPPSGIHRYFFKLYALGAPLDLEGDVKKPVFERAAQRRLLGTAELMGTYERKK, encoded by the coding sequence ATGGCCTTCCAGATCACCAGCCGCGCCTTCAAGAATGGGGAAGCGATCCCCGCCCATTACACCGCCGATGGGGAGGATGTTTCCCCGCCCCTGGAATGGAAGGAGTCCCCCGCCGGCACCAAGGCCTTCGCCCTGGTCTGCGACGATCCCGATGCCGCCAGCGGGAATTTCACCCATTGGATCATCTTCAATATCCCCACCACCGTCGTGCACCTTCCGGAGGCCTATCCGGCCCTCCGGACCCAGCCCAACGGCATCCAGCAGGGCCTGAACGATTTCGGAGGGCTCGGTTACCAGGGTCCGAAGCCCCCCAGTGGCATTCACCGTTATTTCTTCAAGCTTTACGCGCTTGGCGCGCCCCTGGACCTGGAGGGGGACGTGAAGAAGCCCGTTTTCGAGCGGGCCGCGCAACGCCGTCTCCTGGGGACGGCCGAGCTGATGGGGACCTACGAAAGAAAAAAATAA
- a CDS encoding O-acetyl-ADP-ribose deacetylase, which translates to MGRIEVVQGDITLETVDAIVNAANTSLRGGGGVDGAIHRAAGPQLLEECAALGGCPTGECRVTRGYRLKARWVIHTVGPVWRGGGDREEELLASCYWNSMEAALQKGSRTLSFPSISTGVYGFPVHLAAPIALGEMNRFLGEKPGLERVRMVCFDTETLRAYQEALG; encoded by the coding sequence ATGGGCCGCATCGAGGTCGTCCAGGGTGACATCACCCTGGAAACAGTGGATGCCATCGTCAATGCGGCCAACACCTCCCTCCGGGGAGGCGGCGGCGTGGACGGCGCCATCCATCGGGCCGCAGGCCCCCAGCTCCTGGAGGAGTGTGCCGCGTTGGGCGGATGTCCCACGGGAGAGTGCCGCGTGACCCGGGGTTACCGCCTCAAGGCCCGATGGGTCATCCATACGGTGGGTCCCGTTTGGCGAGGAGGTGGGGACCGGGAAGAGGAACTGCTGGCCTCCTGTTATTGGAATTCGATGGAGGCCGCCTTGCAGAAGGGATCCCGTACGCTCTCCTTTCCCTCCATCAGCACCGGGGTTTACGGCTTCCCGGTCCATTTGGCCGCGCCCATCGCGCTGGGCGAGATGAACCGCTTCTTGGGGGAAAAACCGGGGCTCGAGCGGGTCCGGATGGTCTGCTTCGATACCGAAACATTACGGGCCTACCAGGAAGCGCTGGGATAG
- a CDS encoding CoA-binding protein: MNVSEQEMREIVMSARTVAVEGMQDEAKMDRPAFQIPARLKALGMKVIPVNPKIQSSLGEKAYAAIAEVPERADILDVFRRPEVIPALADEVLALPPEKRPKVVWLQSGITHPEAEARLEKAGLKVVSDACLGVVAAQVRG; the protein is encoded by the coding sequence GTGAACGTTTCCGAGCAGGAGATGCGCGAGATCGTGATGAGCGCCCGCACCGTGGCGGTCGAGGGGATGCAGGACGAAGCCAAGATGGACCGGCCCGCCTTCCAGATCCCGGCCCGTCTCAAGGCATTGGGGATGAAGGTCATTCCCGTGAACCCGAAGATCCAATCCTCCCTGGGCGAGAAGGCCTATGCGGCCATCGCCGAAGTGCCCGAAAGGGCCGATATCCTCGATGTCTTCCGGCGTCCCGAAGTGATCCCCGCCCTGGCCGACGAGGTGCTGGCCTTGCCCCCCGAGAAACGCCCCAAGGTCGTCTGGCTCCAATCGGGCATCACCCACCCGGAGGCCGAGGCCCGGCTGGAGAAAGCGGGCTTGAAGGTCGTATCCGACGCCTGCCTGGGGGTCGTCGCCGCGCAGGTGCGGGGTTAA
- a CDS encoding DUF420 domain-containing protein gives MNVNDLPALNAGLNGTSAFLLLAGYTFIRRGNRSAHRFCMVTAFSVSVVFLASYLIHHALAGIVYYPGHGWSRTLYLWVLGTHTVLAVLVPFLAIATLRRALQGDFARHRKIARITFPIWLYVSVTGVLVYFMLYRGFLLTQA, from the coding sequence GTGAACGTCAACGACCTGCCCGCCCTGAACGCGGGCCTGAACGGGACCAGCGCCTTCCTGTTGCTGGCCGGCTATACCTTCATCCGCCGGGGGAACCGCTCCGCCCACCGTTTTTGCATGGTGACGGCCTTCTCGGTCTCGGTGGTCTTCCTGGCCTCCTATCTCATCCATCATGCCCTGGCGGGCATCGTCTATTACCCGGGCCATGGCTGGTCCCGCACCCTTTATCTCTGGGTGCTGGGGACCCACACGGTCCTGGCGGTCCTGGTGCCTTTCCTCGCCATCGCGACCCTGCGCCGGGCCCTCCAGGGTGATTTCGCCCGCCACCGCAAGATCGCCCGCATCACCTTCCCCATCTGGCTTTACGTCTCGGTCACCGGGGTACTGGTCTATTTCATGCTCTACCGGGGTTTTCTCCTTACCCAGGCTTGA
- a CDS encoding SCO family protein, translating to MNDVKKILFALIAVLGVGFLGYRVLATRHSDKFSKPMLKTPDFKFQDRSGRMVSSDELKGKVWVVDFIFTRCAGSCPILTHQMDILQQAWKGNGDLKLVSMTVDPDHDTPAVLKKYAEEVQADPSQWFFLWAPKKVIYPVIHEFKVTAEPDPEGEPGSEFIHSTRMILIDGQGMMRGLYDGQDDGDMKKLWADVGYLMGSRDHT from the coding sequence ATGAACGATGTCAAAAAGATCCTCTTCGCCTTGATCGCCGTGCTGGGGGTGGGCTTCCTGGGTTACCGGGTGTTGGCCACCCGGCATTCGGACAAGTTCTCCAAGCCCATGCTGAAGACCCCGGACTTCAAGTTCCAGGACCGTTCGGGCCGGATGGTCTCCAGCGACGAATTGAAGGGCAAGGTCTGGGTGGTGGACTTCATCTTCACCCGCTGCGCCGGTTCCTGCCCCATCCTGACCCACCAGATGGACATCCTGCAGCAGGCCTGGAAGGGGAACGGGGACCTCAAGCTGGTCTCCATGACCGTGGACCCGGACCACGACACGCCCGCGGTCCTGAAGAAATACGCCGAGGAGGTCCAGGCGGACCCGTCCCAGTGGTTCTTCCTTTGGGCCCCCAAGAAGGTCATCTACCCGGTCATCCACGAGTTCAAGGTGACCGCCGAGCCGGACCCCGAGGGCGAGCCTGGGTCCGAATTCATCCATTCGACCCGCATGATCCTCATCGACGGACAGGGCATGATGCGGGGCCTTTATGACGGCCAGGACGACGGGGACATGAAGAAGCTCTGGGCCGACGTGGGCTACCTCATGGGTTCCCGGGACCATACGTGA
- a CDS encoding ABC transporter permease, whose amino-acid sequence MNFLLAVYTLWLRELVRFYRQPSRVVGAVGTALLFWLVLGAGIPVPNYRAYFLPGTLVMSVLFTCIFSNASVIEDRHEGFLQSVMVAPVPRAAIVMGKILGGATLSTLQGLILLPAALSVGARFEPMPLLGLVLSLFLLSFVLNAMGFWLAWKIDSPPGFHTIMNMVLLPLWMASGAIFAAAPSSWMALVMEWNPFTYGVAGVRRGLFPGTDLGTIPSLGTCLVVLSAMGAVFYAFSSFAVERSKGAV is encoded by the coding sequence GTGAATTTCCTTTTGGCCGTTTACACCCTTTGGCTGCGCGAGCTGGTGCGGTTCTACCGCCAGCCCAGCCGCGTCGTGGGCGCGGTGGGGACGGCCCTCCTCTTCTGGCTGGTGCTTGGGGCCGGCATCCCCGTCCCGAATTACCGGGCCTATTTCCTGCCCGGGACGCTGGTCATGAGCGTGCTGTTCACCTGCATCTTCTCCAATGCCTCGGTCATCGAGGACCGCCACGAGGGGTTCCTGCAGTCGGTGATGGTGGCCCCGGTCCCCCGGGCGGCCATCGTCATGGGCAAGATCCTGGGCGGCGCCACCCTTTCGACCCTCCAAGGGCTCATCCTGCTGCCGGCGGCCCTTTCGGTGGGGGCCCGGTTCGAGCCCATGCCGCTCCTCGGCCTGGTCCTTTCCTTGTTCCTGCTTTCCTTTGTCCTCAACGCCATGGGTTTCTGGCTGGCCTGGAAGATCGACTCCCCCCCGGGCTTCCACACCATCATGAACATGGTCCTTCTGCCCCTTTGGATGGCCTCGGGGGCGATCTTCGCCGCCGCTCCTTCCTCCTGGATGGCGCTGGTGATGGAATGGAACCCTTTCACCTATGGGGTGGCGGGAGTGCGGCGGGGGCTTTTCCCGGGCACGGACCTGGGGACCATCCCCAGCCTTGGCACCTGTCTTGTCGTGCTGTCGGCCATGGGGGCCGTCTTCTATGCCTTCTCTTCCTTTGCCGTTGAAAGATCGAAAGGAGCCGTTTAG
- a CDS encoding ABC transporter ATP-binding protein translates to MENVLRVEGLTYRYGEKTALKDLSFDVAKGEIFGFLGPNGGGKTTTFKLLSSLFACAPGHIRIFGMDLAVETPAIRRKMSVVFQMPALDKQLTVRENLEHQGRLYGLVGAELQKRIDRDLGRLGLADRAKDKVKTLSGGLQRRVELAKALLNDPELVILDEPSTGLDPAARLEFWDHLAGLRREKSLTVLVTTHYLEEADRCDRLLILDKGEKVALGAPEELKAGIGGEVLRIKTRNPEALAQAIGTRLKVKTLLVGGLIQIETPKAHELVAPLLEAFPKEVLSLTLGLPTLEDVFIHKTGRRFAEEKE, encoded by the coding sequence ATGGAAAATGTCCTGAGGGTCGAAGGGCTCACCTATCGCTACGGGGAAAAGACGGCCCTGAAGGACCTGTCCTTCGACGTGGCCAAGGGGGAGATCTTCGGCTTCCTCGGGCCCAATGGGGGCGGGAAGACCACGACCTTCAAGCTGCTTTCCAGCCTCTTCGCCTGCGCCCCGGGCCATATCCGGATCTTCGGGATGGACCTGGCCGTCGAAACCCCGGCCATCCGCCGGAAAATGAGCGTGGTGTTCCAGATGCCCGCCCTCGACAAGCAACTGACCGTCCGGGAGAACCTGGAACACCAGGGCCGGCTTTACGGCCTTGTGGGCGCGGAACTGCAAAAGCGCATCGACCGGGACCTGGGCCGCCTGGGTTTGGCGGACCGGGCGAAGGACAAGGTGAAGACCCTTTCCGGGGGGCTGCAGCGCCGGGTGGAACTGGCCAAGGCGCTCTTGAACGATCCGGAACTGGTCATCCTGGACGAGCCCTCGACGGGGCTCGACCCCGCGGCCCGGCTCGAGTTCTGGGACCATTTGGCGGGGCTGCGGCGGGAAAAATCCCTGACGGTCCTGGTGACGACCCATTATTTGGAGGAGGCGGACCGTTGCGACCGCCTGCTCATCCTCGACAAGGGCGAGAAGGTGGCCCTGGGCGCCCCGGAGGAATTGAAGGCGGGGATCGGAGGGGAAGTGCTCCGGATCAAGACCCGGAACCCGGAGGCCCTGGCCCAGGCCATCGGAACCCGGTTGAAAGTGAAGACCCTTTTGGTGGGCGGGCTCATCCAGATCGAGACCCCCAAGGCCCATGAGCTGGTGGCTCCCCTCCTGGAGGCCTTCCCGAAGGAAGTGCTCTCCTTGACCTTGGGGCTCCCGACACTGGAGGATGTGTTCATCCACAAGACCGGGCGCCGTTTCGCGGAGGAGAAAGAGTGA
- the cyoE gene encoding heme o synthase, which produces MQNLRDYITLTKPRLNTLALFTTLAGFYLGAPSPFPWVAALLAMAGTTLVAGGCGTLNQWFEVEEDKKMRRTRKRPLVMGRLKGDRAFWYGVGLSVGGVLVLYLWVNVLTAFLGACALFSYLVLYTPLKKYSSLCTVVGAIPGAIPPMMGWAAVRDTVGPEGLCLFAILFFWQMPHFLAIGWLYREDYERAGFPMLSVVDPQGGVTGLMAVAYAFALWPVSLLPTYLHMTGSLYFWAALLMGLGFILYSALLAWKKSLYYARGLFWLSITYLPVLFALMCVNKV; this is translated from the coding sequence TTGCAGAACCTCCGGGATTACATCACCCTCACCAAACCCCGCCTGAACACGCTGGCCCTGTTCACCACCTTGGCCGGTTTCTATTTGGGGGCGCCCAGCCCCTTCCCCTGGGTCGCGGCGCTTTTGGCCATGGCAGGGACCACCCTGGTGGCGGGGGGATGCGGCACCCTCAACCAATGGTTCGAGGTGGAAGAGGACAAGAAAATGCGCAGGACCAGGAAGCGTCCCTTGGTCATGGGCCGGCTGAAGGGGGACCGGGCCTTCTGGTACGGCGTGGGCCTTTCGGTGGGCGGCGTGCTGGTCCTTTACCTCTGGGTCAATGTGCTGACGGCCTTCCTGGGGGCCTGCGCCCTCTTCAGCTACCTGGTGCTCTACACACCCCTCAAGAAATACAGCTCCCTCTGCACGGTGGTGGGGGCCATCCCGGGGGCCATCCCGCCCATGATGGGATGGGCGGCGGTCCGCGACACGGTGGGCCCCGAGGGCCTGTGTCTTTTCGCCATCCTGTTCTTCTGGCAGATGCCCCACTTCCTGGCCATCGGCTGGCTCTACCGGGAGGATTACGAAAGGGCCGGCTTCCCCATGCTCTCCGTTGTGGACCCCCAAGGCGGCGTCACCGGGCTCATGGCGGTGGCTTATGCCTTCGCCCTTTGGCCGGTCTCCCTCCTGCCCACCTATCTTCACATGACGGGATCGCTTTACTTCTGGGCGGCGCTCCTGATGGGCCTCGGCTTCATCCTCTATTCGGCCCTTTTGGCCTGGAAGAAAAGCCTCTATTACGCCCGGGGGCTTTTTTGGCTCTCCATCACCTATTTACCCGTCCTTTTCGCGCTGATGTGCGTCAATAAGGTATGA
- a CDS encoding COX15/CtaA family protein — MTDPRPLFHPRLHRFALFTAGCTFLLLLAGALVTSTGSSLAVPDWPLSFGTLFPQMTGGVLFEHGHRLVAGTVATLTAVLAVTVQRTEGRPWVRKLAWAALGVVVLQALLGGLTVLLKLPTQVSVAHAGLAQVFFCLIVTLALVTSRYWIEEKGDRLTDRPSPIRQWALWTTVLIYAQIVVGAVTRHSGAGLAILDFPLSFGHLLPPEWTGPVTLQFSHTRIGAFLVLLFTAHTAYRACYHFPDEKGIFLPAATAGILVWIQCFLGLLILATSKAILPTSLHVIVGGATLASMLVLTLNSYRLFRKS, encoded by the coding sequence ATGACCGATCCCCGGCCCCTTTTCCATCCCCGGCTCCACCGTTTCGCCTTGTTCACGGCGGGATGCACCTTCCTGCTGCTCCTGGCCGGCGCCTTGGTGACCAGCACCGGGTCCAGCCTGGCGGTCCCCGATTGGCCCCTTTCTTTCGGTACCCTTTTCCCGCAAATGACAGGCGGCGTCCTTTTCGAGCATGGCCACCGGCTGGTGGCCGGGACGGTGGCGACCCTGACCGCGGTCCTGGCGGTGACGGTGCAAAGGACCGAGGGGCGCCCCTGGGTCCGGAAATTGGCCTGGGCCGCGCTGGGCGTCGTGGTCCTCCAGGCCCTTTTGGGCGGCCTGACGGTGCTTCTGAAGCTTCCCACCCAGGTCTCGGTGGCCCACGCGGGGCTCGCCCAGGTCTTTTTCTGCCTGATCGTGACCCTGGCCCTGGTGACCTCGCGTTATTGGATCGAGGAGAAAGGGGACCGTTTGACCGACCGTCCCTCGCCCATCCGCCAATGGGCCCTTTGGACGACCGTGCTCATCTACGCGCAGATCGTGGTGGGGGCGGTCACGCGCCACAGTGGGGCGGGGCTCGCCATCCTGGATTTCCCCTTGTCCTTTGGCCATCTGCTCCCGCCCGAGTGGACCGGGCCCGTCACCCTACAGTTCAGCCATACCCGCATCGGGGCCTTCTTGGTGCTCCTTTTCACCGCCCACACCGCCTACCGCGCTTGTTATCATTTCCCGGACGAAAAGGGTATATTCCTTCCCGCGGCAACGGCGGGGATCCTGGTCTGGATCCAATGCTTCCTGGGGCTCTTGATCCTGGCCACCTCCAAGGCCATCCTCCCGACCTCCCTGCACGTCATCGTCGGCGGGGCCACCCTGGCCTCCATGCTGGTCCTGACCCTGAACAGTTACCGCCTTTTCCGAAAGAGCTGA